The Bradysia coprophila strain Holo2 unplaced genomic scaffold, BU_Bcop_v1 contig_70, whole genome shotgun sequence genome contains a region encoding:
- the LOC119083782 gene encoding uncharacterized protein LOC119083782 isoform X2, protein MLKVWFVGFTKGISYSKSMDRYQINFREHHFFIKYHKPGNPIRLIVSTIDSAAYKMSRFLATILRKAFNPKFGIKNSQQFIRTIRKTRITKGNVLVSYDVVNCFGTIPTSLALSIIERDFHMIEKVTPIPKESFLQMLKLCLEQANYFVFADKFYRQKLGMFMGSSLAPILVERVIEHIVESAIRDLNITPDFWNTYVDDHLTSIQREMADQLLHQLNSYDPNVQFTMEVEKDDGTIEFLDTTVYNEGERLKTKWFHKPIASNRLLNYYSKHPSNMVINTAKSFIRRVLTLSHASFHSEMKHTVMRILEKNNFPAKLISKLFHQVCQTMNGRQTSAGSSYPFIDRTQATLVHQSVDTADNNNTIPIASSTLINETIQPVAPSTVIKRFVGMTYVPQLTEAVSRQIRKFAPNVTIAPRPPRKVSSVFSDMKQKLSTDQCSCVVYNVPCHDCPKSYVGETTWRLSDRQGQHQKDLDNMSKNPQKTALVHHAYTKGHAFEFRKKTILKKVRTKATIKIHEANQIILKGKSAVNFKTDAAHVSPVFYNLIRNSDVNLQQLFDER, encoded by the exons ATGTTGAAGGTTTGGTTCGTCGGATTTACTAAAGGAATAAGTTACAGCAAGTCGATGGACCGgtatcaaataaattttcgagaacatcatttttttatcaagTACCACAAACCGGGCAACCCGATCAGATTAATCGTGTCAACCATCGACTCTGCCGCATACAAGATGTCCCGTTTCCTAGCGACCATCTTGCGGAAAGCGTTCAACCCAAAGTTTGGTATAAAAAACTCACAACAATTCATTCGTACCATACGCAAAACCCGCATTACAAAAGGCAATGTGCTAGTCTCCTACGACGTGGTAAATTGTTTTGGGACCATACCAACTTCACTGGCGCTGAGTATCATCGAACGCGATTTCCACATGATCGAAAAAGTGACACCAATACCAAAAGAATCATTCCTCCAGATGCTGAAATTGTGTCTTGAACAAGCGAACTATTTCGTATTCGCGGACAAATTCTACCGCCAAAAACTTGGCATGTTCATGGGGTCGTCACTAGCTCCGATATTAGTGGAACGAGTCATCGAGCACATCGTGGAAAGCGCAATCCGAGACCTTAACATCACGCCGGACTTCTGGAATACCTATGTCGACGATCACCTCACGTCAATCCAGCGAGAGATGGCGGATCAACTTCTTCACCAGCTCAATTCATACGATCCAAATGTCCAATTCACCATGGAAGTCGAGAAAGATGACGGTACGATCGAATTCTTAGACACAACCGTGTACAATGAAGGCGAACGACTAAAAACCAAATGGTTCCATAAGCCGATAGCCTCGAATCGTCTGCTGAACTATTACTCCAAACACCCCAGCAACATGGTGATCAACACAGCCAAATCCTTCATTCGTCGAGTGCTGACGTTGAGCCACGCATCGTTCCATAGTGAAATGAAACACACCGTAATGCGAATTTTGGAGAAAAACAACTTCCCAGCCAAGCTGATCTCTAAGCTTTTCCACCAGGTGTGCCAAACAATGAACGGACGTCAAACGAGTGCTGGCTCCAGCTATCCTTTCATCGACCGAACACAAGCGACCTTGGTTCACCAGTCTGTCGACACAGCCGACAATAACAACACAATACCGATAGCTAGTTCAACGCTGATCAATGAAACGATACAACCGGTAGCACCGTCCACAGTCATAAAACGCTTTGTTGGCATGACGTATGTCCCGCAGCTGACGGAAGCAGTGTCTAGACAGATCAGAAAATTTGCACCTAACGTAACGATAGCACCTCGACCACCAAGAAAAGTTTCGAGCGTTTTCTCCGACATGAAGCAAAAGCTTAGCACCGATCAATGTTCGTGCGTGGTATACAACGTGCCCTGTCATGACTGCCCCAAGTCATACGTCGGTGAGACAACATGGAGGCTTTCTGACCGTCAAGGACAACACCAAAAGGACCTAGATAACATGTCGAAAAATCCGCAAAAAACTGCCTTGGTACATCACGCCTACACAAAAGGTCACGCATTTGAGTTCCGCAAGAAAACGATTCTTAAGAAAGTACGAACGAAGGCAACAATTAAAATACACGAGGCGAATCAGATCATCCTGAAAGGAAAGTCGGCGGTCAACTTCAAAACTGATGCAGCCCATGTTTCTCCGGTCTTCTACAACCTGAtcagaaattcag ATGTGAACTTACAACAGCTGTTTGATGAAAGGTGA
- the LOC119083782 gene encoding uncharacterized protein LOC119083782 isoform X1, translating to MLKVWFVGFTKGISYSKSMDRYQINFREHHFFIKYHKPGNPIRLIVSTIDSAAYKMSRFLATILRKAFNPKFGIKNSQQFIRTIRKTRITKGNVLVSYDVVNCFGTIPTSLALSIIERDFHMIEKVTPIPKESFLQMLKLCLEQANYFVFADKFYRQKLGMFMGSSLAPILVERVIEHIVESAIRDLNITPDFWNTYVDDHLTSIQREMADQLLHQLNSYDPNVQFTMEVEKDDGTIEFLDTTVYNEGERLKTKWFHKPIASNRLLNYYSKHPSNMVINTAKSFIRRVLTLSHASFHSEMKHTVMRILEKNNFPAKLISKLFHQVCQTMNGRQTSAGSSYPFIDRTQATLVHQSVDTADNNNTIPIASSTLINETIQPVAPSTVIKRFVGMTYVPQLTEAVSRQIRKFAPNVTIAPRPPRKVSSVFSDMKQKLSTDQCSCVVYNVPCHDCPKSYVGETTWRLSDRQGQHQKDLDNMSKNPQKTALVHHAYTKGHAFEFRKKTILKKVRTKATIKIHEANQIILKGKSAVNFKTDAAHVSPVFYNLIRNSEKRRHVNPPGPRSSHVNLQQLFDER from the coding sequence ATGTTGAAGGTTTGGTTCGTCGGATTTACTAAAGGAATAAGTTACAGCAAGTCGATGGACCGgtatcaaataaattttcgagaacatcatttttttatcaagTACCACAAACCGGGCAACCCGATCAGATTAATCGTGTCAACCATCGACTCTGCCGCATACAAGATGTCCCGTTTCCTAGCGACCATCTTGCGGAAAGCGTTCAACCCAAAGTTTGGTATAAAAAACTCACAACAATTCATTCGTACCATACGCAAAACCCGCATTACAAAAGGCAATGTGCTAGTCTCCTACGACGTGGTAAATTGTTTTGGGACCATACCAACTTCACTGGCGCTGAGTATCATCGAACGCGATTTCCACATGATCGAAAAAGTGACACCAATACCAAAAGAATCATTCCTCCAGATGCTGAAATTGTGTCTTGAACAAGCGAACTATTTCGTATTCGCGGACAAATTCTACCGCCAAAAACTTGGCATGTTCATGGGGTCGTCACTAGCTCCGATATTAGTGGAACGAGTCATCGAGCACATCGTGGAAAGCGCAATCCGAGACCTTAACATCACGCCGGACTTCTGGAATACCTATGTCGACGATCACCTCACGTCAATCCAGCGAGAGATGGCGGATCAACTTCTTCACCAGCTCAATTCATACGATCCAAATGTCCAATTCACCATGGAAGTCGAGAAAGATGACGGTACGATCGAATTCTTAGACACAACCGTGTACAATGAAGGCGAACGACTAAAAACCAAATGGTTCCATAAGCCGATAGCCTCGAATCGTCTGCTGAACTATTACTCCAAACACCCCAGCAACATGGTGATCAACACAGCCAAATCCTTCATTCGTCGAGTGCTGACGTTGAGCCACGCATCGTTCCATAGTGAAATGAAACACACCGTAATGCGAATTTTGGAGAAAAACAACTTCCCAGCCAAGCTGATCTCTAAGCTTTTCCACCAGGTGTGCCAAACAATGAACGGACGTCAAACGAGTGCTGGCTCCAGCTATCCTTTCATCGACCGAACACAAGCGACCTTGGTTCACCAGTCTGTCGACACAGCCGACAATAACAACACAATACCGATAGCTAGTTCAACGCTGATCAATGAAACGATACAACCGGTAGCACCGTCCACAGTCATAAAACGCTTTGTTGGCATGACGTATGTCCCGCAGCTGACGGAAGCAGTGTCTAGACAGATCAGAAAATTTGCACCTAACGTAACGATAGCACCTCGACCACCAAGAAAAGTTTCGAGCGTTTTCTCCGACATGAAGCAAAAGCTTAGCACCGATCAATGTTCGTGCGTGGTATACAACGTGCCCTGTCATGACTGCCCCAAGTCATACGTCGGTGAGACAACATGGAGGCTTTCTGACCGTCAAGGACAACACCAAAAGGACCTAGATAACATGTCGAAAAATCCGCAAAAAACTGCCTTGGTACATCACGCCTACACAAAAGGTCACGCATTTGAGTTCCGCAAGAAAACGATTCTTAAGAAAGTACGAACGAAGGCAACAATTAAAATACACGAGGCGAATCAGATCATCCTGAAAGGAAAGTCGGCGGTCAACTTCAAAACTGATGCAGCCCATGTTTCTCCGGTCTTCTACAACCTGAtcagaaattcagaaaaacgTCGTCATGTGAACCCACCCGGACCGAGATCGAGTCATGTGAACTTACAACAGCTGTTTGATGAAAGGTGA
- the LOC119083796 gene encoding integrin beta-PS-like, translating into MISWFNICAMLMLVTKITRPLITGEWNGNHYPAGICRPDNVTLIECNGRGTCVDGICECSRQADQNEIIYGKYCECDNFSCPRHNHLLCSGAYHGLCDCGICECQPGWIGEACDCRNSTETCMRHGKVCSDHGTCECGACRCSVTEEGRFSGRYCEKCPTCAGLCHELKDCVQCQTYNTGPLAASGLCAKSCTKLDATRYDTIEVHEENDMHLCTFYDEDDCRFQFVYHDDYEHRSTGFAVVMVQKDRHCPSFIKSHWLLILSVVTGVLVIAVAMFLLRNFFRRRSNASNIS; encoded by the exons ATGATCAGTTGGTTTAACATTTGTGCAATGCTCATGCTCGTAACGAAAATCACTCGGCCACTCATTACAGGTGAATGGAA TGGAAACCACTATCCAGCCGGCATTTGTCGTCCTGATAATGTAACGTTAATCGAATGCAATGGTCGTGGAACGTGTGTCGATGGCATTTGTGAATGCAGCAGACAGGCtgatcaaaatgaaataatctACGGCAAATATTGCGAGTGTGATAACTTCTCCTGTCCGCGACATAATCATCTACTGTGCTCGGGTGCATATCATGGCTTATGTGATTGTGGCATATGTGAATGTCAACCTGGGTGGATTGGTGAAGCGTGTGATTGTCGAAATTCAACGGAGACTTGCATGCGTCATGGTAAAGTGTGTTCTGATCATGGAACCTGCGAATGTGGAGCATGTCGATGTAGTGTTACTGAGGAAGGACGCTTTTCGGGAAGatattgtgaaaaatgtccaACGTGTGCAGGTCTATGTCATGAATTGAAAGATTGCGTCCAGTGCCAAACATACAACACAGGACCACTAGCTGCATCAGGATTGTGCGCTAAGAGTTGCACCAAATTAGATGCAACCAGATATGATACAATCGAAGTTCACGAAGAGAATGACATGCATTTGTGTACATTTTATGATGAAGACGATTGTAGATTTCAGTTCGTCTATCATGATGATTATGAGCATCGAAGTACTGGTTTTGCGGTAGTGATGGTGCAAAAAGATCGACACTGTCCATCATTTATCAAAAGTCATTGGCTTTTAATATTGAGTGTTGTTACAGGAGTTTTAGTGATTGCTGTAGCAATGTTTTtgcttcgaaatttttttcgtagaCGTTCGAATGcgtcaaatatttcttaa